In Mixophyes fleayi isolate aMixFle1 chromosome 11, aMixFle1.hap1, whole genome shotgun sequence, one DNA window encodes the following:
- the DPAGT1 gene encoding UDP-N-acetylglucosamine--dolichyl-phosphate N-acetylglucosaminephosphotransferase codes for MPAIPLLVNLAGSVLGGLATALLIPAFKEHFIAARLYGIDLNKSSKEPIPESQGVISGAVFLLILFCFIPVPFLSCFMEEKCQDFPHHEFVSLIGSLLAICCMIFLGFADDVLNLRWRHKLLLPTAASLPLLMVYFTTFGNTTILVPKPFRPLLGLHVDLGILYYVYMGMLAVFCTNAINILAGINGLEAGQSLIIAGSIIIFNIAELNGDCHDDHLFSLYFIIPFFFTTLGLLYHNWYPSSVFVGDTFCYFAGMTFAVVGIIGHFSKTMLLFFIPQVLNFLYSLPQLLHIIPCPRHRLPRLDPHTGNLNMSYSKFKTKDLSEIGAFVIKVTEALHAVDVRRQQGEEGEFMEISNMTLINFVLKLIGPTNERLLTILLLVIQVLGSCCAFLIRYQLVRLFYDV; via the exons ATGCCGGCTATACCATTGCTTGTAAACCTGGCTGGCTCGGTGCTGGGTGGCTTGGCCACCGCCTTGCTCATCCCGGCCTTTAAGGAACATTTCATTGCAGCTAGACTTTATGGAATTGACCTAAACAAGTCTAGCAAGGAGCCAAT TCCAGAATCTCAGGGAGTGATTAGTGGAGCGGTGTTCCTTCTCATCCTTTTTTGCTTCATTCCTGTCCCGTTTCTGAGTTGTTTCATGGAGGAGAAGTGTCAAGATTTCCCACATCATGAG TTTGTATCTCTCATTGGCTCATTACTTGCTATCTGCTGTATGATCTTTCTGGGTTTTGCCGATGATGTTCTGAACCTACGCTGGCGGCATAAGTTACTGTTGCCCACTGCAGCTTCTCTTCCACTTCTCATGGTCTACTTCACCACGTTTGGCAACACTACCATTTTAGTGCCTAAGCCGTTCAGGCCCCTTCTGGGGCTTCATGTGGATCTGG GTATCCTATACTATGTTTACATGGGTATGCTGGCTGTCTTCTGTACCAATGCCATTAACATTCTAGCAGGAATCAATGGGCTAGAGGCTGGTCAGTCTTTGATCATAGCTGGTTCCATAATAATCTTTAATATTGCAGAATTAAATG GTGACTGTCATGATGATCATCTGTTTTCCCTCTACTTTATTATTCCATTTTTCTTCACCACACTGGGTTTACTGTACCACAACTG GTACCCTTCCAGTGTCTTTGTTGGTGATACATTTTGTTACTTTGCTGGTATGACTTTTGCTGTGGTTGGCATCATTGGGCACTTCAGCAAAACTATGCTGCTGTTCTTCATCCCTCAAGTTTTGAACTTCTTATATTCTCTGCCACAGTTACTGCACATAATCCCATGTCCACGCCATCGGCTGCCAAG ATTGGATCCTCATACTGGAAACCTGAATATGAGTTACTCGAAGTTCAAAACAAAAGATCTGTCGGAAATTGGAGCTTTTGTTATAAAG GTTACTGAAGCACTTCATGCGGTTGATGTTAGACGACAGCAGGGTGAAGAAGGAGAATTCATGGAAATAAGTAACATGACCCTTATAAACTTTGTGCTGAAGCTAATTGGACCAACTAATGAGAGACTCCTTACAATACTTTTACTTGTCATACAG